A section of the Cumulibacter manganitolerans genome encodes:
- a CDS encoding MBL fold metallo-hydrolase: MTSTDPTVQLIGGPTVLIEYAGLRILVDPTFDEPGDYPIGQRTLTKTAGPARRLDELGRIDVVLLSHDQHPDNLDTAGRAALAEAGQVLTTPAAAERLGGTATGLAPWRGMDLDAPAGPVHVTWVPAIHGPDGTEGLVGPVTGFVLQAPDQPRVYVSGDNASLRAVAEITHHLGPIDAAILFVGAARTPLLDAYLTLTAAQSAQAAGILGAPIVVPAHTDGWAHFTQDSEAVRAAFEDASLSGVLRLLPPGESTALR, encoded by the coding sequence ATGACCTCCACCGACCCCACCGTGCAGCTCATCGGCGGCCCGACCGTGCTGATCGAGTACGCCGGGCTGCGGATCCTCGTCGACCCGACGTTCGACGAGCCCGGCGACTACCCCATCGGGCAGCGGACGCTGACGAAGACGGCCGGTCCTGCGCGCCGTCTGGACGAGCTCGGACGGATCGACGTCGTCCTGCTCTCGCACGACCAGCACCCCGACAACCTCGACACCGCGGGCCGGGCCGCGCTCGCCGAGGCGGGGCAGGTGCTGACCACGCCGGCCGCGGCCGAGCGCCTCGGCGGTACGGCGACCGGCCTGGCGCCGTGGCGCGGCATGGACCTCGACGCGCCGGCCGGACCGGTGCACGTGACCTGGGTACCGGCGATCCACGGCCCCGACGGCACGGAGGGCCTGGTCGGCCCGGTCACCGGCTTCGTGCTGCAGGCACCGGACCAGCCGCGGGTCTACGTCAGCGGCGACAACGCGTCGCTGCGGGCCGTCGCCGAGATCACCCATCACCTGGGGCCGATCGACGCCGCGATCCTCTTCGTCGGTGCGGCGCGCACCCCGTTGCTGGATGCCTACCTGACGCTCACCGCCGCGCAGTCGGCGCAGGCCGCCGGCATCCTCGGCGCCCCGATCGTCGTACCGGCACACACCGACGGCTGGGCGCACTTCACCCAGGACTCCGAGGCGGTGCGCGCGGCGTTCGAGGACGCCTCGCTGAGCGGCGTCCTGCGGCTGCTGCCGCCCGGCGAGTCGACCGCCCTTCGCTGA
- a CDS encoding GDSL-type esterase/lipase family protein, translated as MRPERIVVHGVGDSLTAAIADVWTNQRLVPWHEILVDLLPRTGVEVTLASRLARSGATSAEILAEQLAVADVADGDLVCLWVGGNDVLRAGYGISDSRAAIEGLFAAVRERGGVPLTMELPRISAVLPGPAWAMRAWDRQGALINELTAALSPAAGGVHLTWPGPRVTGPDGTHLSQAGHFEYAARYAAALAARWGVPAPVPDVPAGLPRFGPRDRRRWYVRHGWRWLARRRIDRRRRA; from the coding sequence ATGAGACCCGAACGGATCGTCGTCCACGGGGTCGGCGACTCCCTGACAGCCGCGATCGCCGACGTGTGGACGAACCAGCGCCTGGTGCCGTGGCACGAGATCCTCGTCGACCTTCTCCCGCGGACCGGCGTCGAGGTCACCCTCGCGTCGCGGCTCGCGCGCAGCGGCGCCACGTCGGCGGAGATCCTCGCCGAACAGCTCGCGGTGGCGGACGTCGCGGACGGCGACCTGGTCTGTCTGTGGGTCGGCGGCAACGACGTCCTGCGGGCGGGCTACGGAATCTCCGACAGCCGGGCGGCGATCGAGGGCCTCTTCGCCGCGGTCCGCGAGCGCGGCGGCGTGCCGTTGACGATGGAACTGCCGCGGATCTCCGCGGTGCTGCCGGGACCGGCGTGGGCGATGCGGGCGTGGGACCGGCAGGGGGCCCTGATCAACGAGCTGACCGCGGCGCTCTCCCCGGCGGCCGGCGGCGTCCACCTGACGTGGCCGGGCCCGCGGGTCACCGGGCCCGACGGGACCCACCTGTCGCAGGCCGGGCACTTCGAGTACGCCGCGAGGTACGCCGCGGCGCTCGCCGCGCGGTGGGGCGTGCCGGCGCCGGTGCCCGACGTCCCGGCCGGTCTCCCACGGTTCGGCCCGCGAGACCGGCGGCGCTGGTACGTCCGGCACGGCTGGCGGTGGCTGGCGCGGCGGCGCATCGACCGGCGCCGCCGCGCGTGA
- a CDS encoding glycosyltransferase, producing MHAEELRVLRLANFVSPTSGGIRTVLRRVSLAQAALGVRSVVVVPGPDAGIEAIPGVLDVGTLPGVRLVAGQSYRLMLERGAVRALLDDVRPDVVEIHDQLTLAWLGPECRSRGIRAILVAHERLDLLAAFWSRVPRAAGSITRWLRRIGDGVDAVVAPSRFAAAPYADAGIEVRVIPWGVDHETFRPASRAPRRDGALRLVHAGRLSAEKDPLLSARTAERLADAGLPVELLVIGSGPEAATIARHRGTRSAGFVDGPPRMAELLGAADVFLAPGPFETFGVSALEAMACGLPVVCRRSGSISEIPSTVPAEGTPEGFAEAALRVSGDVGARTRSVAAARQYTWERAAGELLAQYRA from the coding sequence GTGCACGCTGAGGAACTCCGGGTGCTGCGGCTGGCCAACTTCGTCTCGCCGACCAGCGGCGGCATCCGCACCGTGCTGCGGCGGGTGTCGCTGGCGCAGGCCGCGCTCGGCGTGCGCAGCGTCGTCGTGGTGCCCGGCCCGGACGCCGGCATCGAGGCGATACCCGGGGTGCTGGACGTCGGGACGCTCCCCGGCGTCCGCCTCGTCGCCGGCCAGTCGTACCGGCTGATGCTCGAGCGGGGCGCCGTCCGCGCGCTGCTCGACGACGTACGCCCCGACGTGGTCGAGATCCACGACCAGCTCACCTTGGCGTGGCTGGGTCCGGAGTGCCGGAGCCGGGGGATCCGCGCGATCCTCGTCGCGCACGAGCGGCTCGACCTGCTGGCGGCGTTCTGGTCGCGGGTGCCGCGGGCCGCCGGGTCCATTACGCGATGGCTGCGCCGGATCGGGGACGGCGTCGACGCGGTCGTCGCGCCGAGCCGGTTCGCCGCCGCGCCGTACGCCGACGCCGGCATCGAGGTCCGGGTGATCCCATGGGGCGTCGACCACGAGACCTTCCGGCCCGCTTCGCGGGCGCCCCGGCGGGACGGCGCGCTCCGGCTGGTGCACGCCGGACGGCTGTCGGCCGAGAAGGACCCGCTGCTGAGCGCCCGCACCGCCGAGCGGCTGGCGGACGCCGGCCTGCCGGTCGAGCTGCTCGTGATCGGCTCGGGTCCCGAGGCGGCGACGATCGCGCGCCATCGGGGCACCCGGTCGGCCGGCTTCGTGGACGGTCCGCCCCGGATGGCCGAGCTGCTCGGCGCAGCCGACGTCTTCCTCGCCCCGGGACCGTTCGAGACCTTCGGCGTCAGCGCGCTCGAGGCGATGGCGTGCGGGCTGCCTGTGGTGTGCCGCCGGTCGGGGTCGATCAGCGAGATCCCGTCCACCGTCCCGGCGGAGGGCACGCCGGAGGGCTTCGCCGAGGCGGCGCTCCGGGTCTCCGGCGACGTCGGCGCCCGCACCCGGTCGGTGGCCGCGGCCCGCCAGTACACCTGGGAGCGTGCCGCCGGCGAGCTGCTGGCGCAATACCGGGCATGA
- a CDS encoding glycosyltransferase, translating into MKILFVTESWPPAMNGVATSSVRLVEELRGRSHRIRVVAPLTSDSPGEELHAAKALRVGPTQEYTVGRLGARCVRMIEHWRPDLVHVASPLSVGYSALRAARRQAIPAIAAYMTDFTAFSAQAMHRLPGAQLTSRMAGRVQQALHSMATINIACSQYALGTLRGWRAPVPREWLRAIDTARFTPAARTQRLTTSATGTVTIGYAGRLAGEKELDLLIALRGIPGARLKVIGDGPARGRLERLLPEAEFTGRLRGPTYPEAVASLDLFVHPGRGETLSQVVLEALSSGVPCIVPDAGSGSTELVAPGLSGRHFAGGDGGSLRAAALAELASPGRAPGEIAATVAHRTWDSSMSSLLASYDEALGAR; encoded by the coding sequence ATGAAGATCCTGTTCGTCACCGAGTCGTGGCCGCCGGCCATGAACGGGGTGGCCACCTCCAGCGTCCGGCTGGTCGAGGAGCTCCGCGGCCGCAGTCACCGGATCCGGGTCGTCGCACCGCTCACCTCCGACTCGCCGGGGGAGGAGCTGCACGCGGCGAAGGCGCTGCGCGTCGGCCCCACGCAGGAGTACACCGTCGGCCGCCTCGGGGCGCGGTGCGTGCGGATGATCGAGCACTGGCGCCCCGACCTCGTGCACGTCGCCTCGCCGCTCAGCGTCGGCTACAGCGCCCTGCGCGCCGCGCGCCGCCAGGCGATCCCCGCGATCGCCGCCTACATGACGGACTTCACCGCGTTCTCGGCGCAGGCGATGCACCGGCTGCCCGGGGCGCAGCTGACGTCGCGGATGGCCGGCCGGGTGCAGCAGGCGCTGCACTCGATGGCCACCATCAACATCGCCTGCTCGCAGTACGCGCTGGGCACGCTGCGCGGCTGGCGTGCGCCGGTTCCGCGCGAGTGGCTGCGGGCGATCGACACCGCGCGGTTCACCCCCGCGGCCCGCACCCAGCGCCTCACGACGTCCGCCACCGGCACGGTCACCATCGGGTACGCCGGCCGGCTGGCCGGTGAGAAGGAGCTCGACCTGCTCATCGCGCTGCGCGGGATCCCCGGCGCCCGGCTGAAGGTCATCGGCGACGGCCCGGCCCGCGGGCGCCTCGAGCGGCTGCTGCCCGAGGCGGAGTTCACCGGCAGGCTCCGCGGCCCGACGTACCCGGAGGCCGTGGCGTCGCTCGACCTGTTCGTGCACCCCGGCCGCGGCGAGACGCTCTCGCAGGTGGTGCTCGAGGCACTGTCGTCGGGCGTCCCGTGCATCGTCCCGGACGCCGGCTCCGGGAGCACCGAGCTGGTGGCTCCGGGCCTGTCCGGCCGGCACTTCGCCGGCGGTGACGGCGGCTCGCTGCGCGCCGCCGCGCTGGCCGAGCTCGCCTCCCCCGGCCGGGCGCCGGGCGAGATCGCCGCCACGGTCGCGCACCGTACCTGGGACTCCAGCATGAGCTCGCTGCTCGCGTCGTACGACGAGGCGCTCGGTGCACGCTGA
- a CDS encoding MerR family transcriptional regulator, translated as MTERTQVSSTWTVGKVAETFGVTVRTLHHYDEIGLLAPSARSGAGYRLYTDADLARLQQIVVYRRLEIPLETIRELLDGDESAIEHLRRQRATVMSRLDELQELVGAIDHALEKQMSNEKLTATEMRELFGDAFDESYAAEAESRWGETDAWAQSQRRTAHYTRSDWESVKAETDAVNAAFTAAIDAGLPASSEPAMDAAEAHRASINRFYDCGYEMQRNLADMYLADPRFTKTYEDIRPGLAQYVHDAIHANADRHDG; from the coding sequence ATGACCGAGAGGACGCAGGTGAGCAGCACCTGGACGGTAGGGAAGGTGGCCGAGACGTTCGGCGTCACGGTGCGCACCCTGCACCACTACGACGAGATCGGGCTGCTGGCTCCGTCGGCGCGCTCCGGCGCCGGGTACCGGCTGTACACCGACGCCGACCTCGCCCGACTGCAGCAGATCGTGGTCTACCGGCGACTGGAGATACCGCTGGAGACCATCCGCGAGCTGCTGGACGGCGACGAGAGCGCGATCGAGCACCTGCGCCGTCAGCGCGCGACGGTCATGTCCCGCCTGGACGAGCTGCAGGAGCTCGTCGGGGCCATCGACCACGCACTGGAGAAGCAAATGAGCAACGAGAAGCTGACCGCGACCGAGATGCGCGAGCTGTTCGGCGACGCGTTCGACGAGTCGTACGCCGCCGAGGCCGAGAGCCGCTGGGGCGAGACCGACGCCTGGGCGCAGTCGCAGCGCCGCACGGCGCACTACACCCGGTCCGACTGGGAGTCGGTCAAGGCCGAGACGGACGCCGTCAACGCAGCCTTCACGGCCGCGATCGACGCCGGGCTCCCGGCGAGCAGCGAGCCGGCGATGGATGCCGCCGAGGCGCACCGCGCGAGCATCAACCGGTTCTACGACTGCGGCTACGAGATGCAGCGCAACCTGGCCGACATGTACCTCGCCGATCCCCGGTTCACCAAGACGTACGAGGACATCCGACCCGGCCTCGCGCAGTACGTGCACGACGCGATCCACGCCAACGCGGACCGGCACGACGGGTAA
- a CDS encoding GyrI-like domain-containing protein: protein MDYVVEISEVPVQPAAVVKAYVEATQLPQFFGPAFGEVLEAVGRQGRAVTGPPFGRYIPRDGGFDVTAGFPVDGAVTAAGRVTPDELPGGTVATTLHVGGYDAVAAAYEAATTWLEQHDLAVTGVPWESYLDGPEVPEPRTRVCVPCGPRS from the coding sequence ATGGACTACGTCGTCGAGATCAGCGAAGTCCCCGTGCAGCCCGCTGCGGTGGTGAAGGCGTACGTCGAGGCGACGCAGCTTCCGCAGTTCTTCGGACCGGCGTTCGGGGAGGTGCTCGAGGCCGTCGGCCGGCAGGGCCGGGCGGTCACCGGGCCGCCGTTCGGCCGCTACATCCCGCGGGACGGCGGCTTCGACGTCACGGCCGGATTCCCCGTGGACGGCGCGGTCACCGCCGCCGGCAGGGTGACGCCCGACGAGCTCCCCGGCGGGACCGTCGCCACCACCCTGCACGTCGGCGGCTACGACGCGGTGGCCGCCGCCTACGAGGCGGCCACCACCTGGCTCGAGCAGCACGACCTCGCGGTCACCGGCGTCCCCTGGGAGAGCTATCTCGACGGGCCCGAAGTGCCCGAGCCACGCACCCGGGTGTGCGTCCCCTGCGGCCCGAGGTCCTGA
- a CDS encoding type IV toxin-antitoxin system AbiEi family antitoxin domain-containing protein has translation MHARTRLPDAVRELAQGRHGVLTRTDLERAGLPRGQVAALCQELPRLMRGTYLLPGDHDPWMQKVVAGLLSAGEGSAAWGRTAAALWGLGERPSVIEVLSDKHRPATEDWLRIKRDPVLLRRVVDVEPCRVALEDAVIDASASGDRASALALVARALQERRTTPERLLAVARGRHRLRHRALLLDAIGPTAAGAHSALEHLYRLDVEQAHRLPPMRRQHLVPTSGHHADGGYPEHRLLIELDGVRYHDLDADTALDNRHSAAGYRTLRFGWPTIDADPCGVASTVAAALLIALPRRCRRCP, from the coding sequence ATGCACGCACGCACTCGGTTGCCGGACGCCGTCCGAGAGCTCGCCCAGGGGCGGCACGGCGTCCTCACCCGGACGGACCTCGAGCGTGCGGGCCTGCCCCGCGGTCAGGTGGCGGCGCTCTGCCAGGAGCTGCCCCGCCTCATGCGGGGCACGTATCTCCTTCCCGGCGATCACGACCCCTGGATGCAGAAGGTGGTCGCCGGCCTGTTGTCGGCCGGCGAGGGGTCGGCCGCGTGGGGCCGGACGGCCGCGGCACTGTGGGGCCTGGGCGAGCGGCCGTCGGTCATCGAGGTGCTCAGCGACAAGCACCGTCCGGCGACCGAGGACTGGCTGCGGATCAAGCGCGACCCGGTCCTGCTGCGGCGGGTGGTGGACGTCGAGCCGTGCCGCGTGGCGCTGGAGGACGCGGTCATCGACGCGAGCGCGTCAGGCGACCGCGCCTCGGCGCTCGCCCTGGTCGCCCGCGCCCTGCAGGAGCGCCGCACGACGCCCGAGCGGCTGCTCGCCGTGGCGCGGGGACGCCACCGGCTGCGGCACCGCGCGCTGCTGCTCGACGCGATCGGACCCACCGCCGCGGGCGCGCACAGCGCGTTGGAGCACCTCTACCGCCTGGACGTCGAGCAGGCGCACCGGCTTCCGCCGATGCGCCGCCAGCACCTCGTCCCGACGTCCGGCCACCACGCCGACGGCGGCTACCCGGAGCATCGGCTGCTGATCGAGCTGGACGGCGTCCGCTACCACGACCTCGACGCCGACACGGCGCTCGACAACCGGCACAGCGCGGCGGGCTATCGCACCCTGCGCTTCGGCTGGCCGACGATCGACGCCGACCCGTGCGGGGTGGCGAGCACGGTCGCCGCCGCGTTGCTCATCGCGCTGCCGCGACGCTGCCGCCGCTGCCCCTGA
- the lysS gene encoding lysine--tRNA ligase, with the protein MAQNPPDVPSPDDDLPEQLRIRREKRDRLLEAGVEPYVVSVARTTSLAEVRERFPELPADTRTGERVGVTGRLIFMRNTGKLCFATLREGGVELQVMLSLANVGEESLAHWKADVDLGDHIFAEGEVITSKRGELSVMADAWTLTAKAIRPLPVAHKPMSEETRIRQRYADLIVRPEARRMVETRGRAIASIRRTLDAHGYIEVETPMLQAVQGGATARPFTTHYNAYDQDVFLRIAPELFLKRCVVGGIDRVFEINRNFRNEGADSTHSPEFVMLEYYQAYADYNDVADLSRELYQQAALDSVGALRFERWDGSTIDLSGQWRQESLYELASEGAGTRLTPETSLDELRSVADRLGIHVNPAWVAGKVLEEIFEATSRDVLEGPIFVRDFPLDTSPLVRAHRSIPGVVEKWDLYIDGMECGTGYSELVDPVIQRERFVEQASHRAGGDVEAMEVDEDFLRALEYGMPPTGGVGLGIDRMLKVFTGRGIRETILFPFVKPE; encoded by the coding sequence GTGGCGCAGAACCCTCCCGACGTACCGAGTCCCGACGACGACCTACCCGAGCAGCTGCGGATCCGCCGCGAGAAGCGCGATCGCCTCCTGGAGGCGGGCGTCGAGCCGTACGTCGTATCGGTCGCCCGGACGACGTCGCTGGCGGAGGTGCGCGAGCGCTTCCCCGAGCTGCCGGCGGACACCCGCACGGGCGAGCGGGTGGGCGTCACGGGACGGCTGATCTTCATGCGCAACACCGGCAAGCTGTGCTTCGCGACGCTGCGCGAGGGCGGCGTCGAGCTGCAGGTGATGCTGTCGCTGGCGAACGTCGGCGAGGAGTCGCTGGCGCACTGGAAGGCCGACGTCGACCTCGGTGACCACATCTTCGCCGAGGGCGAGGTGATCACCTCCAAGCGCGGCGAGCTGTCGGTGATGGCCGACGCGTGGACGCTCACGGCGAAGGCGATCCGGCCGCTGCCGGTGGCGCACAAGCCGATGAGCGAGGAGACCCGCATCCGGCAGCGGTACGCAGACCTGATCGTGCGTCCCGAGGCGCGCCGGATGGTCGAGACGCGGGGCCGGGCGATCGCCTCGATCCGCCGTACGCTCGACGCGCACGGCTACATCGAGGTCGAGACTCCGATGCTGCAGGCGGTCCAGGGCGGGGCGACCGCGCGGCCGTTCACCACGCACTACAACGCCTACGACCAGGACGTCTTCCTGCGGATCGCGCCCGAGCTGTTCCTCAAGCGCTGCGTCGTGGGTGGCATCGACCGGGTGTTCGAGATCAACCGCAACTTCCGCAACGAGGGCGCGGACTCGACGCACTCGCCGGAGTTCGTGATGCTCGAGTACTACCAGGCGTACGCCGACTACAACGACGTCGCCGACCTCTCGCGCGAGCTCTACCAGCAGGCCGCCCTCGACTCGGTCGGGGCGCTGCGCTTCGAGCGCTGGGACGGCTCGACCATCGACCTGTCGGGGCAGTGGCGGCAGGAGTCGCTGTACGAGCTGGCCTCCGAGGGCGCGGGGACCCGGCTGACTCCCGAGACCTCCCTCGACGAGCTGCGGTCGGTGGCCGACCGGCTCGGCATCCACGTCAACCCGGCGTGGGTCGCGGGCAAGGTCCTCGAGGAGATCTTCGAGGCGACGTCCCGCGACGTCCTCGAGGGACCGATCTTCGTCCGCGACTTCCCGCTGGACACCTCCCCGCTGGTCCGCGCGCACCGCTCCATCCCGGGCGTCGTCGAGAAGTGGGACCTCTACATCGACGGCATGGAGTGCGGCACCGGGTACTCCGAGCTCGTCGACCCGGTGATCCAGCGCGAGCGGTTCGTCGAGCAGGCCTCGCACCGTGCCGGCGGCGACGTCGAGGCGATGGAGGTCGACGAGGACTTCCTGCGCGCGCTGGAGTACGGCATGCCGCCGACCGGCGGGGTGGGACTCGGTATCGACCGGATGCTCAAGGTCTTCACCGGCCGCGGCATCCGGGAGACGATCCTGTTCCCCTTCGTCAAGCCCGAGTAG
- a CDS encoding GNAT family N-acetyltransferase, which produces MNIRPFEERDREACHQLAPRLLENVNPFDDSGSGPFDTVEWMLAAEETQQTPQAVFVAEDDEGVAGMVKVFMKGQMKGQKEAYVDGLAVNERVAHQGVGTALMKACEDWARGRGHKWVHIETPASNTAAREFYAAIGYGEQVVKLSKEI; this is translated from the coding sequence ATGAACATCCGTCCGTTCGAGGAGCGAGATCGCGAAGCCTGCCACCAGCTCGCGCCGCGGCTGCTGGAGAACGTCAACCCGTTCGACGACAGCGGAAGCGGACCGTTCGACACCGTCGAGTGGATGCTCGCCGCGGAGGAGACGCAGCAGACCCCGCAGGCCGTCTTCGTCGCCGAGGACGACGAGGGTGTCGCCGGCATGGTCAAGGTCTTCATGAAGGGGCAGATGAAGGGCCAGAAGGAGGCGTACGTCGACGGGCTCGCAGTCAACGAGCGCGTGGCCCACCAGGGCGTCGGCACCGCCCTGATGAAGGCGTGCGAGGACTGGGCCCGTGGCCGCGGCCACAAGTGGGTGCACATCGAGACGCCGGCGTCCAACACCGCGGCGCGGGAGTTCTACGCGGCCATCGGGTACGGCGAGCAGGTCGTGAAGCTCTCGAAGGAGATCTGA
- a CDS encoding SDR family oxidoreductase translates to MADKLNRFEGKSAIVTGGSRGIGLGIAEAILNEGGRVIITGRKQEQLDAAAAELNAGDRLLTLAGNASHDDHRKELVDLAMEKFGKIDHVVGNVGINPFYGSTLDIPLDTARKILDTNIVSTLGLIQLTWHAGMKDTGGSVLIVASVAALRSAGAIGIYGTSKAGLVQLTKQLSIDMAPNVRVNSISPAVIKTRFAEALYAENEEEVANSYPLKRLGTPEDTGATAAFLLSDDAGWITGQNIVIDGGAMNTPKV, encoded by the coding sequence ATGGCTGACAAGCTCAATCGTTTCGAAGGAAAGTCCGCGATCGTCACCGGCGGCAGCCGGGGCATCGGCCTCGGCATCGCCGAGGCCATCCTCAACGAGGGCGGCCGCGTCATCATCACCGGCCGCAAGCAGGAGCAGCTCGACGCTGCCGCCGCCGAGCTGAACGCCGGCGACCGGCTGCTGACGCTGGCCGGCAACGCCTCGCACGACGACCACCGCAAGGAGCTCGTCGACCTCGCGATGGAGAAGTTCGGCAAGATCGACCACGTCGTCGGGAACGTCGGCATCAACCCGTTCTACGGCTCCACCCTCGACATCCCGCTCGACACGGCGCGCAAGATCCTCGACACCAACATCGTCTCGACGCTCGGCCTCATCCAGCTCACGTGGCACGCCGGCATGAAGGACACGGGTGGATCGGTGCTCATCGTCGCGTCGGTCGCCGCGCTGCGCTCGGCCGGGGCGATCGGCATCTACGGCACCTCGAAGGCCGGTCTGGTGCAGCTCACCAAGCAGCTCTCGATCGACATGGCACCCAACGTCCGCGTCAACTCGATCTCCCCTGCCGTCATCAAGACCCGCTTCGCCGAGGCGCTGTATGCCGAGAACGAGGAGGAGGTGGCCAACAGCTACCCGTTGAAGCGGCTGGGCACCCCCGAGGACACCGGGGCGACCGCCGCGTTCCTGCTCTCGGACGACGCGGGCTGGATCACCGGCCAGAACATCGTCATCGACGGCGGAGCGATGAACACGCCCAAGGTCTGA